Proteins from a single region of Duncaniella freteri:
- a CDS encoding tail fiber protein: MDKILGNFLTQANKDFPLDCETLDYLQKLVALAAIAGNIGGDRVVLWGCEPNSEGTRRGAGYVFVRTKNAPEGEVLPWDGGPTTSGMYVKQEAIPVSANNTDYPKAYTRRSLAPGIGEENYTWESFTDIKSIKGLMDENRSLRNELATVQPAPLGIVQMWAGSRVPQGYVLCDGQPLRKSDHPELFNAIGSTFNTAVNANGVRYTTQDGYFRVPDLRGRFVVGLHDSDRDYESPGPAAD; this comes from the coding sequence ATGGACAAAATATTAGGTAATTTTCTGACACAGGCAAACAAAGATTTTCCTCTGGACTGCGAGACGCTGGACTATCTGCAAAAACTGGTGGCACTTGCAGCCATTGCCGGCAACATAGGAGGCGACCGTGTGGTTCTCTGGGGTTGCGAGCCCAACAGCGAGGGGACCCGCAGGGGGGCTGGCTATGTATTCGTAAGGACCAAGAACGCGCCGGAGGGTGAGGTTCTGCCCTGGGATGGCGGACCGACCACAAGCGGCATGTATGTGAAACAAGAAGCAATCCCGGTAAGTGCCAATAATACGGACTACCCGAAAGCCTACACGCGCCGGAGTCTTGCGCCCGGCATAGGAGAGGAAAACTACACCTGGGAGAGCTTCACAGACATTAAGAGCATAAAGGGACTGATGGACGAGAACCGGTCGCTCCGCAATGAGCTGGCGACCGTTCAGCCGGCACCGTTGGGGATAGTCCAGATGTGGGCCGGTTCCCGGGTGCCACAAGGCTATGTGCTATGTGACGGACAGCCATTAAGGAAGTCCGATCATCCGGAGCTGTTCAATGCCATTGGCTCGACATTCAACACTGCGGTAAACGCGAACGGCGTAAGGTACACGACCCAGGATGGTTATTTCAGGGTACCTGACCTGAGGGGACGTTTCGTTGTCGGTCTCCATGACAGTGACCGGGACTATGAGAGCCCGGGACCGGCGGCGGACTGA